One window of the Salvia miltiorrhiza cultivar Shanhuang (shh) chromosome 6, IMPLAD_Smil_shh, whole genome shotgun sequence genome contains the following:
- the LOC130988685 gene encoding ENHANCER OF AG-4 protein 2-like isoform X4, with protein sequence MPPLCPSTVIPPPALRSATSPPPPPSSRRPPPYLLLQSATSIKFPQFRLSNETFPSPPPRFILMFGVSSHCRPFLPSFLPPRFAALRLQVGAASTTIALTWLLKLQAMKRFGAGGRSDPYIYMVISS encoded by the exons ATGCCACCTCTTTGTCCCTCCACCGTGATTCCCCCGCCAGCCCTCCGATCTGCCACCTCcccgccaccgccgccttcgtCGCGCCGGCCACCGCCTTACCTCCTGCTGCAATCTGCCACCTCCATCAAATTCCCTCAATTTCGCTTATCCAACGAGACTTTCCCCTCACCCCCGCCACGATTCATTCTGATGTTTGGTGTCTCCAGCCACTGCCGCCCCTTCCTCCCATCATTTCTTCCACCGCGTTTCGCAGCACTCCGGCTCCAAGTCGGCGCCGCCTCAACCACCATTGCTCTAACATG GTTGTTGAAGCTTCAAGCAATGAAGAGATTTGGAGCTGGAGGACGCTCTGATCCTTATATTTACATG
- the LOC130988685 gene encoding uncharacterized protein LOC130988685 isoform X2, giving the protein MPPLCPSTVIPPPALRSATSPPPPPSSRRPPPYLLLQSATSIKFPQFRLSNETFPSPPPRFILMFGVSSHCRPFLPSFLPPRFAALRLQVGAASTTIALTCTQIEYFLLTSIYNCKLLKLQAMKRFGAGGRSDPYIYMVISS; this is encoded by the exons ATGCCACCTCTTTGTCCCTCCACCGTGATTCCCCCGCCAGCCCTCCGATCTGCCACCTCcccgccaccgccgccttcgtCGCGCCGGCCACCGCCTTACCTCCTGCTGCAATCTGCCACCTCCATCAAATTCCCTCAATTTCGCTTATCCAACGAGACTTTCCCCTCACCCCCGCCACGATTCATTCTGATGTTTGGTGTCTCCAGCCACTGCCGCCCCTTCCTCCCATCATTTCTTCCACCGCGTTTCGCAGCACTCCGGCTCCAAGTCGGCGCCGCCTCAACCACCATTGCTCTAACATG CACCCAAATCGAATATTTTTTGCTTACTTCCATCTACAATTGTAA GTTGTTGAAGCTTCAAGCAATGAAGAGATTTGGAGCTGGAGGACGCTCTGATCCTTATATTTACATG
- the LOC130988685 gene encoding uncharacterized protein LOC130988685 isoform X1: MPPLCPSTVIPPPALRSATSPPPPPSSRRPPPYLLLQSATSIKFPQFRLSNETFPSPPPRFILMFGVSSHCRPFLPSFLPPRFAALRLQVGAASTTIALTCTQIEYFLLTSIYNCKLLKLQAMKRFGAGGRSDPYIYMAAGILRV; encoded by the exons ATGCCACCTCTTTGTCCCTCCACCGTGATTCCCCCGCCAGCCCTCCGATCTGCCACCTCcccgccaccgccgccttcgtCGCGCCGGCCACCGCCTTACCTCCTGCTGCAATCTGCCACCTCCATCAAATTCCCTCAATTTCGCTTATCCAACGAGACTTTCCCCTCACCCCCGCCACGATTCATTCTGATGTTTGGTGTCTCCAGCCACTGCCGCCCCTTCCTCCCATCATTTCTTCCACCGCGTTTCGCAGCACTCCGGCTCCAAGTCGGCGCCGCCTCAACCACCATTGCTCTAACATG CACCCAAATCGAATATTTTTTGCTTACTTCCATCTACAATTGTAA GTTGTTGAAGCTTCAAGCAATGAAGAGATTTGGAGCTGGAGGACGCTCTGATCCTTATATTTACATG
- the LOC130988685 gene encoding ENHANCER OF AG-4 protein 2-like isoform X3, whose product MPPLCPSTVIPPPALRSATSPPPPPSSRRPPPYLLLQSATSIKFPQFRLSNETFPSPPPRFILMFGVSSHCRPFLPSFLPPRFAALRLQVGAASTTIALTWLLKLQAMKRFGAGGRSDPYIYMAAGILRV is encoded by the exons ATGCCACCTCTTTGTCCCTCCACCGTGATTCCCCCGCCAGCCCTCCGATCTGCCACCTCcccgccaccgccgccttcgtCGCGCCGGCCACCGCCTTACCTCCTGCTGCAATCTGCCACCTCCATCAAATTCCCTCAATTTCGCTTATCCAACGAGACTTTCCCCTCACCCCCGCCACGATTCATTCTGATGTTTGGTGTCTCCAGCCACTGCCGCCCCTTCCTCCCATCATTTCTTCCACCGCGTTTCGCAGCACTCCGGCTCCAAGTCGGCGCCGCCTCAACCACCATTGCTCTAACATG GTTGTTGAAGCTTCAAGCAATGAAGAGATTTGGAGCTGGAGGACGCTCTGATCCTTATATTTACATG